The sequence below is a genomic window from Lolium perenne isolate Kyuss_39 chromosome 7, Kyuss_2.0, whole genome shotgun sequence.
tgccgggattccaaggaggatctactacttccgctgcccgctggaacggagagaaggacgtcttcatcaacaccgaacgtgtgaccgagtacagaggtgctgcccgattgtggcaccgtcaagatcttctatgcgcttttgaaagcggcaagtgatcatcttctgcaacaacgaggtctaatctcgtaggctttggaaatcttcaagggttagtctcgttcatcccctcgttgctaccgtcttctagattgcatcttggcttggattgcgttctcgcggtaggaattttttattttctatgctacgaatcccatcaagttTAGGTCTCCTGTAATCTGTATTTGCTGAAAATATTTGTACTTACTGAAAATTATAGAACTTAAACTCCTTTGAATATTAAAATGTGTGTGCATTTGTGTGATATATCAGATATGGAAAGGCTAACTAAGGTGTGATGTCAGTATCTATAAAACTTGTATTAGCATAAATGTGGCACACTTGTGCAAATTTTACCGAGTATTTTACTATTCCCttgtctcgtttattagctaaatTATTGTTGTTTACCTCcgatgtgagctgcatgttatttGAATCCTCCAATCCAGCAGAGGTTTATTATCTAGGTTTATTTATGGACTTAAAGATCTCATGAGTGGGGGAACAGTATAGCAAAGAAGGAGTTTGTCACATATAGAGCCATTGTACATGTTCTTTGTTTCTCTGTCCAGATGTTAATTGAATATCTGGAGCTTTGTAACAAATTTACAGAAATATTTACTATCAGCTTTCAAGTTTGGCTAAACTGTATATACAATTTACTTGATCTTGAAATACTTTTTCCATTGCTTGTATTAATCACAACATGCACTGTACATGGTAACATGCGAAGTGAATAAAAACAAttttattatcttgaaaaaccacaGTGTTTTCTTATATTTACAACATGTAGGCATGGGCTTGAAAAAACTTAGTTGTGTTAAATAATTGAGGTTTCTTGATGAAATGATATGAATATCAGTAATGTGATTTTCAAGTCGAGTTATGATTTATGGATGGAAAATGAAAATGAGAAGTGCACCCAGCTTCATGGGTGGTGGTTCATTTCAGCTATAGTTGAAGATTGATTGAAGACATTATTTGCTGAATATGAAATCCTTATGTGTATTTGTAGTTGCAGTCCCTTGACCACCTTACTGTAATGAAAATTGGGACGGTTTCCAAGTTATTCAAAATATAACAGGAGTGTAGGCTTAGAAATACATAGTGAATTAGTGATACACTACACTATCGTCCTAGCTTTTGACTTTTGATCATCTTCAAGCACCTTGAGCTCTACAGAAGCTAAGGCAACAAATGTGTGTATTCTTCCTTATTTTTCCTCCAAGCCATTGTTTTTAGAGAGATGGATATTATGTTTGAAGATCAGGTGAAAAATAGGTGAAAAATAGCTGGTTGTCAAGGTCCATGTGAATGTAATTGGCTTGACAATAAGATGATAAGAAAATAAAAGTGATGAATATTTGCGCACCACCAAACATTCCCTGTGAAACATTTTTCATGTCCATGTGTGGGTAGAGGAAGAACAATATTTTATGCTCTCGAAGATATGATGGAGAGTAATAAGTGAGTAGCAATCTTAGAGAAAAATGGAAGGACTGAATGGAAGGAAGATTATGCCTTCCATGTCCAATAGCACCAAGTTAAGCTCTGGAGATGGAAGAAATTGAGAGCACGGGAGAGATGAAGAAATAATGGGCCATGGGGCGGGATGGGAGATTGAAGATAAAAAAGAGACAAGCTCTTCCTCAAATGTTGTGGCATGAAAAAGATATCACTAAAAGGAGAATGTTGTTGTGGCAATGACATTTTGTGAATCAATATACTAGGTGTACAAATATCTAAGGAGTATTGAGGAGTAGATATATTATTAATACAAATGTATTAGTAGAGTGCTTATTTCATATATAAATGATGTCAATTATATCAGTTATCAAAACATGCTTTAAACGAGATATAATCTTACTGGGTTGTGGAATATATTGCGGCTTTTTTTAGACACGTGGAGTTTTgcatgtattgtattgatatgttaTGAGGAAAAATAGTGACCCACCCTTTTCGTTGATTCGCtgggttttgaatttttatagtgagttgtgaattatatatgtgcattgagaaATAAATTTGAgaaacccgtagcaacgcacagaCATTTGTACTAGTTACTTTAAATAGATAAAGattatttgtatgaaattagtatcattcAAAAgtccttttcaatacgaatccaagaatactaattacatataatataatcaaaattttgttgcttaatttttatggtcaaagttcatcttggaatacgtgtgcgccttattccttgaaacggaggtagtagctGTTAACTGCACATGAGAATTTAGAGCTGATCTTCTATTCAATAATTTCAGGTCATCATGCCTTGTCAGGTACAGTAGGAGTTAGCTATCCAGGGCGTGGATCAACGGACTCCTGCTTTTCTCCCACAAGCTCATGTTAGAATAGGTCTAGTGTATGTATTATGTATTGTACACATGTATTTATACCCTTTGCTGATCAATATATATACCCTAAACGTTATTTTCACTGCTCATGCATGGACCGTTGACGCTTGCATCACCATCGAGGAATGCTCTTCCAAATATTCTTCAAACTATCCTTTTCTAATTTACTGGTCTTAAGAACGTGCTACGGGCTGATTAACAAATAGCCCAACCGTTCTATTGTTAGCTAGTGGGCaatttaagagcatctccagtcggtcTCTCAAACGTCGGTCGGACAAGAAATGAAGAAAAACGTATTCCAATCGTGTCCTATAAAGCTAAATGGCGCTTTATTTTGTGTACGGCGTCTCCGGTAGAGACTATGCATAGAGTCTCTACCAAGAACGCCATACACCAGGCGACGGGGGAGCGAAACCCTAGCCTCCCGCCGCCACTTCCCCACCTCCTCTGCCCGCCCCCTCGTCGCCTCCCGAGGCCGCCGCCGGCTAAGCCGTGCGCCGCCAAggacgggggcggcggggatctaTGCCTCTCGGGCCCCCGCACGGCCGTCGCGGAGGGAAGCCACCTTGCCGGTCCCGGAGGTCACCGTCGCCCGCGCTGGTTTCCGCGCGTGGCCCGCCGCCGTCATGCTCGCCGTCGTCCCCTCGTCGCGTCTGCTCGCCGTCGTCCGCGCCGGCCCCGGCGGCGGGATGCTGGCCGGCTTCGGCCCTCGCTGCTCGGCAGCTCGTCGTCCGGCCACGGCGCGGCCGCTGCGGCGTGGGGTGGCCGCGGTTTCCGCCAGGCTTGGCGCCGCCTTAtgcgccgccggcgccgcgcgCGAGGCTCTGTTGGGCGGGCTCGGATGGGCCCCTACGGGCTCGCCGCCGTTTCCCCGCCCCTCCTCTCGTCGCGCCCGCATCGTCCTCGCCGTGGTGCCCTGCGCGCCGGCCCCGGCGGCGGGTCCGCGGGTCGGCTTCAGCCTTCGCTGCTCCCTGCAGCTCGCCGTCCGGTCCGCAACTCACCCCGCCCGGCCATGGCGCGGCCCCCTACGGCTTGGGGTGGGCGCGATGTTCGCCTGGCGCGGCGCTGTTCGGCTGCCCGGTGGCTGCCTTGTGCGCCGCCGGCGCTTGAGCGCGCGGGCTCTTTTGGGCTACTGCAGGCTCAGATGGGCTCCTGTGGGCTCAGATGGGCCCCGGCGGGCCCCGTTGGGCGCCTCCCAGCTCCGTTCTCGGGGCGTTGGGCTGGTTGGCCTGGTTCTTGCCGGGTGGTGTCAAGCTCCATTCCATGCTGTTTGGCCCGGCGGCGGAGAGGAAGCCGGGCGAAAGCTTTGCACTGTGTCTGGCCGGTGCCGATGACGGCGGCACCACTGGGTGTCGttccccttcttgaaggcgtcatcGTAGGCGGATTCTCCTGCCGTTGTGTGTGTCCTCtggtctccgggtgaaaacccgagCTCCCTCGGAGCGGGCGACGGCGACAGTTCtgccgctaccttcttgaaggcgccgCCTTTGGAGTCCTCGACGCTGTGGCGTGTGTGGGTGTGTGTTAGATTCCCCTTTCCGGTTTTTCTCACCCGGTTTCCCTCATAAACTGGGTCGCTCTGTATGGTTTTTGGACCCGGTTTCCCTGATTAACTGTGCCAAATCTTCTTCTATTAATATATCGAGCAGCTCACCTGCCGAATTTAAAAAATAGCTTCCGGACGCAGGCATGTAGCTCCTAGTCTGCACATGTCATTTTCTTTTCTAACAttttctctcacctactttttCACATGGGATGATCTCCTCTATTTAAATGCATGCATCCGAATGCTATTTGAGCGACACAGCTGCCTCTTTTTTGTAGTCTATTTCTATCCAACGATGTTTTCAAATGTACCTTAAATTGTTGTGTCGGACATTTTTTGAGGGACCTGACTAGAGACGCTCTAAGGACACCTTATTAGTGGGGCTCCTTGCCTCGCAAGGTATTGATCGGTGCGCGCGCGTGTCAAGGATGAATGGATGGTTTCGTTGCTGCTTACGCACGCACCCACTAGGTAGCCTGGACTTGGTAGCGAGCTTTTCCCGTGTATAGCATGTTTTTGAGCTTTATGTTTTCAACGTGGAAAAGGTTTGAGAGCTTTTGGACTGATTTTCTTCTGTGGCAAAATTACAAGACACAACGCTAGAAAAAGAACGGAAATCTCCCAGACACGGACACGGTAGCATTCTTCCTTTTTACCAAGGGATTCTTAGCCGTTGTTGGCGGCTGAATATGGCTGTACTAGGTGGGTGTCCCCGGCCAGCCGTCACTGTTGAGTAATAATGGAGTGATGATTAGGCCGAACTTAATTGGGTCGCAGCACTGATAATCTGAGAACACACTCCGCATCCAGAATCCAGATCGATCGtacacgacgacgacgacccacCCCCGGCGCCACCGCCACGATCACGCTCGATCCCGTTGACACGGCTGGATCATAAGTGACTGTTTCTCACGCGAAAAATCTCGAAATCTATTTTAAACCATAAAGGCATCTCTAGCGGCTGACCTATTTAAATATTTCTGCATGTTGttaggattttttttttgagatgtgtTGTTAACTAGGATATTTATTAGACTCATAAACTCTACGAGCCTCTATAGTAtatttacataaaagacatatacaTGAACACACACACATATGCTCTGTATATTGTGTAATCGACATATATTTGTAGGTGAATGTAAATTTCCATCTATTTTTTATTATTCTTTGCTCGCCTAGATGGGGCTAGATTCAATATAGTGCCCCCAAACAGAAGTGTGAAAACAAAAACATTTTCATAATGGCAAGCTAACTTAGAACCGGTGTATTAGAATGGCAGGCAGCTAAATTATGTAAATTTGGACCTTCACATTAAGGACACAATACTTTTTAATGTTGCtgcacaaaataaaacaaaaacatatTCATGATCATATGTTGGAGATTGTATTGTTAAAAATTCTAGCTAATTTTAGTAACTTATGGATCTATGAAAAGTCAAAATATTTTGTATAAATTATTATAGTTTGGAGGTTTCCTTTGAACGCCATTGAACCGAATGACTCAACGGATTGGGCATGGCCTAGTGTCGGATCAATGTTTGTTGTTGAGAAAAAAACAATATAGTTAAATTGGCTATTTTTCAACATTATAATAGCGCTCCATACATATATTAggaccacatgcaagttttggaagGATTCCGATGCATCTCAAGTGAAAGCCTGACCCATGTGACGCAGGTGTGGATCTACCCCGTTGAGACTCCTCGAACCACAGTTTAGCCATTCATGGTAATATGTTACTACTTGTTTAGATATTGTGCCTTTTGATTTTGGAGGGGGTGTAGTGAAGTGGGGCTTACCGCAAGTGTGCTTGCCCGGCACATAAAGAATATACTACTGTAGATCCCAATCCCATCGATGCTCTGCTCGATTgggcgattttgacaaaaatAACTCTTATGGCAAAGAAAAACACGAACTAATCCTCTGGCCAAACTATTTCACTTGACTAACCCTTCGTGTGGCGCCCTTGCGAGCGGCGCCACACTTGTCTGTTTGGCGCCCATGAGAACGACACCACACATCCAGGCCGATGTGACACGGTCGACGCTGCGCACCATTaaccatccgacgtggcaggacGTGTGGCGCCGcttccatgggcgccacacaaggGAGCCACACATCCATTTATGTGTGGCTCCCGAGCCCGCCCCAGCCCGACCAGGGCTGCTTCTTCTGTTCTTTCTCTTCTCTGGTTCGACAAGAACTGCAGCCGCCAACCGCCTCTCCTCCAcgccccaccaaatccaccatgGATTCCACAAATCTGGCCAGCCAAATCGATCCCAATCCATTCCTCAAGGATTCCCATTCGATTCCCTTCGATTCATCCAAGATTTGCCCCGATTTAATTCGATTTAGACATGGAACCTAGATTGAAAATTTTGGTTGTTGGAATCTATATTGTagtgtatgtgttgaaatccGTAGCCTCATGTATGTATGGAACCCTAGATTTGAAATTTGTTGGAACCAAAGATATGAAtttttacatgtatgtgttgaaacccTATGTCTGTATCCGTTGAAATGCCTAATATTTACTTAGCAGAAGCATtctattgtcttacatatgcctTTGCCTAGTATTAATATAAGGCAAAAACTTTTttgcccgtttcaaaaaaaaaagacagGTGAGCCCTTCCTTTGCCTTTTCTTCTTCGCAGGCCTTGTTCGTCGCTTTGTGAAACGTGCTTATACGCGTTCGCCCCCCACGCAGGAACGTTTGACTTCACGCCAAGAGAAAGCTTCCCTTGTTAGCAATAGTAATCACTGTCGACGTCGGTATGGCATCTGCGTGCTGGACTGCTGGTGTGTGTGTTCCTGGTCGAGTAGAGCTACTAGTTGTACTGTGAACCGGATTAGTACATCGACTCGTGTTGGGTGTGTCATCTGGGCGTGTATTAATACACTGAGCCAGCTCTTGTAAACCTACCAGATCGTGAAGGAACGAAGAAATCAATCTGTTTTCTTGCGCTGCATACGTACGTTGAGTGCTAGCTGAATCAATCCCCGGCCGCTTGGGGGCTTAGCAGATTTGCAATACGTGTGTATCTAGGCGGATCGGTAATCGATCCTGTTTGTGCGTCTCTCCGGAGCTCATCGTCACGTCGCCGGAAGGTATTGGGGCTGGGCCAACATCCCTTTGCGTCCACTGCCCAGCCTCGGTCATGGCAAGTGCCTGCACGAACCTCACCGGTGCTACGCGCTTGGTGCGACTGCTCAGGATCGAAGGCTTCAGTGCGACCGGGAGCATGGACGGCGGCCGATTCATGGCATCTAGATGGAACGTCGGCGGCCACGAGTGGGGAATCCGTATCTATCCTGCAGCCAAAGGGGCCTCTTCTACTGGCAGTTTCTGGGTAGTATTGCAGCTTGTCAATAATAGCCCCATGGGTGCGACGGCATGCAGGGCGAGCTTAGCCTGTCGTGTCATAGATCCGACTGCGGAGCTTAAGCCATCACGAGAAAAGATCGTGACGGACTACAACTTTGGCTATAGAGACCAAGAGAACAGATACTTGATTCTCATGAGCAGAGATGAACTGGCCTCATCGGGTTACCTCAAGGATGATACTCTCACTCTGCAATGTACCATCACAGTTCTCAACGTTTTACCCGTACCAACTATCCGAGCTGAAGAAGTACCAACAACAATCCCAGATGAAGAAGAAGCGACAGCTGTGCTGCTACCCAGCAACCTGCACCAGCACCTCGGCGAACTCCTGCAGAGTGAGACCGGAGCGGATGTCACGTTTCTCGTGTGCGGCGAGTCCTTTGCTGCGCACAAGAACATACTTGCCGCAAGGTCTCCTGTGTTTAAGGCCGAGTTCTTTGGAGGCATGAAGGAGGAATGCTTGCGACAAGTGGAGATCAAGGACATGGAGGCGGCAACGTTCAGGGCCATGTTGCACTTCATCTACACGGACACGGTGCCCGAACTCGATCAGCCGCTGGAGCTGGCGGTCATGATGGCTCAGCATCTCCTTGCAGGCGCTGACAGGT
It includes:
- the LOC127311997 gene encoding BTB/POZ and MATH domain-containing protein 3-like, with amino-acid sequence MASACTNLTGATRLVRLLRIEGFSATGSMDGGRFMASRWNVGGHEWGIRIYPAAKGASSTGSFWVVLQLVNNSPMGATACRASLACRVIDPTAELKPSREKIVTDYNFGYRDQENRYLILMSRDELASSGYLKDDTLTLQCTITVLNVLPVPTIRAEEVPTTIPDEEEATAVLLPSNLHQHLGELLQSETGADVTFLVCGESFAAHKNILAARSPVFKAEFFGGMKEECLRQVEIKDMEAATFRAMLHFIYTDTVPELDQPLELAVMMAQHLLAGADRYGLDRLKLICEIKLANGITVDTAATTLALAEQHNFSQLKAKCVEFIISTPAVLDAVLETEGYEHLAASCPSVLANLLKSARARKN